One genomic region from Zalophus californianus isolate mZalCal1 chromosome 2, mZalCal1.pri.v2, whole genome shotgun sequence encodes:
- the RCHY1 gene encoding RING finger and CHY zinc finger domain-containing protein 1 isoform X2, with protein MNLQGKHKCIENVSRQNCPICLEDIHTSRVVAHVLPCGHLLHRTCYEEMLKEGYRCPLCMHSALDMTRYWRQLDDEVAQTPMPSEYQNMTVDILCNDCNGRSTVQFHILGMKCNICDSYNTAQAGGCRISLDQQ; from the exons ATGAATCTCCAAGGAAAGCACAAG TGTATTGAAAATGTTTCCCGGCAGAATTGTCCAATATGTTTGGAG gACATTCACACATCCCGTGTTGTTGCTCATGTCTTGCCATGTGGACATCTTTTACATAG aacgTGTTAtgaagaaatgttgaaaga AGGCTACAGATGTCCATTATGTATGCACTCTGCTTTAGATATGACTCGGTACTGGAGACAGCTGGATGATGAGGTAGCACAGACTCCTATGCCATCAGAGTATCAGAACATGACTGTGGAT ATTCTCTGCAATGATTGCAATGGGAGATCTACAGTCCAGTTCCATATATTAGGCATGAAATGTAATATTTGTGATTCCTACAATACTGCTCAAGCTGGAGGATGTAGAATTTCACTAGATCAGCAATGA